GCCAATGCCGCAAAAGCTGGCGATCTCGTTGCCGTCTTGAAAGAAGCCAAACAAGTTGTCAACCCCAAGTTGCAGGAACTGGCAGAACGAGGTGGTGGCGGTGGCAGGCGTAAgtagttttcttttttgaaaGAGTCAAGAAACCACTTTACAAACATTCGTTATAAAACTGATTAAACTgttcattgttgttgttttatgtttatgtatgtttatgtaaattgtTCAGGTCATCGTGGTCGCGGTGGAAGGTATCGTCGTGGTCGGCGGTCCAGGTCGCGGTCCCGCTCGCGTCGCCGCCGCAGCCGCACGCGCTCTCGCTCGCGCTCCAGAGatcgccgccggcgccgccgcagCTCCACGCGCTCGTCGAGGAGCAAGTCATCCAGATCGTCGAGAAGTCGTTCCCATTCGCGTAGCCGATCTCGTTCAGGCAAGTGCAGCCCGCAGAGGACCGCTACGGATTCCGGGCAATCTGCCCCCCAGGGCTTGTTGCCCACGCCGAAGCCGCTTCTACCCACCCCCATCGGCCCGCAACTACCCTCTGGAAATTCAGACAAATTGAACGGCAAAGGTCCCTCCACTCCACCTCATAGAAACGACTTACATTCCaacaaaaatgaaattacaaatAATGCAATGAATTTCACTCAGCAAAAGCCTCCCGATCCGATCCCGCCTTTGATGGCTCTAAATCCACAAATGAATATGTGCGTCCCTCCCCCTATGAATGGGCAACCCTTCGTGATGTCACCGTTTTTTCCCGCCGATCAGTACGGCATGATGGTGCCGGCGTTCCCCCCCGGGGCGATGATGTCCGGCGGCGGCTGGGCGCGCGGCCCCGtggcgccgcccccgccgccgccgccgccgccccccgcCGACGTGGCGCACAATAACGGGCCTCACAGCTTTGCTCGGGGCTCGGGAGAGGGTGGCCTCGAGTCAGATTCCAGGAAGAGAGCGCCGCGCTCCGGCGGGCTCGGCGGTACGGCCTCCGCTGGCCTCGGCTCCGGGGGCCTCGGCAGCGGTCTCGGCTATGACGGAGGTCTCGGGTCTGGCAGGGGCCTCGGCTCCGAAGGTGGCCTCGGCTCCGGCGGCGGCCTCGGCTCCGACGGAGGCCTCGGCTCCGACGGAGGCCTCGGCTCTGGCGGAAGCCGTGGCTTCGATGGCGGATCGCGCTCGAAAGGTCGAGACCGACGTCGTCGCGGAAGAGGACGGAATTATGACGACGACCCCGACGAGGGCACGGGTGGCCTCGGGTCCGCTGGACTCGGTGGCTCCGGCCCCGACGGTGGCTTGGCTGCCGCCCCTGGCTACGGTTTCCCCTCTGGCGGTCTCGGAGTGCCCCATGGGGGCCCCGTGCCGCGCATGCTCCCCCAGAATACAGGAGAAGTCGTGCAAGGGCCTAATATTACGGCTTTTGGTTCGTATGGGCCCAAAAACAAAAGAGGCAATGAGCAAGGAAATGAAACTTTTGGAGGTCCTGGATACCCAAATGGGCTACAGTGTAACGGCATGCCGAACATGGGTTTTGGCAGGCCTTTTGGACCCGGTATGGTACAGGATCAAAGCAATGCGCTGGCAAATGGCTCCATGGGGTACCAAGCTGACCGCCAGAGGAATCGCCAACGACGGTGAACTTGAGGTTTGTGGTATTCAAACCAATGAAAATTCACCCTTCTTATTAACATCCTAAGGTGCCACTCATACGCATTTTATTTACACGTggtattttaagaaaaatatcgCCTATATATAATACACAAAGCTGGAATTTTCATTTTGTGATTTAGAATGCATTTACATTAGTGTGAACATATTTGTTTCCTTACAGAAAACGGGTACAATGGGGACTCGCGGCGACGCAGGAGGCGATAAGAAGTTGGCGGTATGACCGCAACCCTCGGAACCAGAGTCGAGTGTGCCGCCCGTTGACGACTAGCTAGGTACACTATAGGTACATAAGAATATTAGCGTGTCTATAGATTTCCATTCCATACAAGTATTTACTAGaaagttataattaaaattaacgtTCTTTTTCTGACctacaattattaaaatatttgtactaCTCTTGAGTCACCTATCTAGCTGTATTCAGTATTGTAAATATCATTAAATTAGTAACCCAGCGGTAATTTATCTTGACTTTGTCATTTCGAATATACACTGGTgaaaacattaattaattattgataGATAAGTTAAgaatatgtaatgtaataagtaCATAAGGGATCATGGGGGTGTAATCAGGATTTAAATGTAACAGAAAACAGTGTAAATGAATGTCTCAATTCAGAATAGTGTAAAAGTTGATTCTTTCAAGGTCAATTATTGGTTCGTTTAACTGGCAGGCTTTTCTTTGGCATTCGTGAATACATAAATGTAATTCGCCCAGTAACGACAAGTCCCAAGGTCttcatattaaattaaaataatgcaGAAAACCTGCCAGAgaaatcgatgaataattgacTTTGAGAGAATCACTCATAACATTGATTATTTTAAGTGAAAGCCTGGTTGCGCCTCTAACCACCTAATGGAGAATGTTTTGTATACATGAAGAAATTGATGTCATTCATctattattatgcttaaaataTAGATTTTAGTGAATGATGGCATTTTGTGATTGAAAGAAGTTTCATTTGCAAGTCTTAAGTACATGTGTGTAATGtataaatttttatattggAGCTCTAATTCACCTATATAGTAAACAAGTGTTTCTTACTTTTATAATCAACCCTGTAATGTAGGTAACTTCTGTTTCAATTTCTAGAGCCTGTTTGAACCAAACTGATTATAATTTTGTCATGaacttttatataaaataagctaataaaaattacacaaaattttggtttttatttatactaactAGCTACTTCCACCTGGTTTTCCACTAGGGTTTCCTAGTTTTCATGGAAATAGTGATCATCGAAATTAGTCCGAGGCCAACATACAGAAGACGGCCTTATAAAACAGCAACTTATGTTAGTACATAAGTGGAGAGGATTGAGGAGCAGGCCTTTGAACACTAGTACACTCTCCAGTGTAGCCACGTTTATACTAATAAGTTTGTTGTTGACAGTATTGTTGCTAAAAACAAAGAATCAGCAGCTAAAGGATAAGGAAAGGAAGGAGGAATTATAAAACTGCATGCTTTAACTTATTTAGTGACAAAGGGGGATtgttaaaaaacttttttaaaacagtaacattatattaaaactagtaaaTTGTATCCATGACAACTGTTACATCAATGTTATGCTTGACGTAAAAGTccaaataatattacaattctGTAAAATTCCTTTTTGAGATCTCCTAAATTTGAAGTACTATGAGTTTTTGTGTTGATTTAGTTTCAGAAGAttctttttatgaaaatattacttTGGGTGTGACCAAACTCTTGGGTTAGTTCTATTTAAAAGTACAATTTCATTTTTgtacaataatattacatattgtTTCTGTTAAATAATGTTATCAATAAGAATTAGCTTTATGCTTTGGAAGAAACTTAAATCCATCGGGTACTGGCCCAAGCAGCATTTCGCTAATTTTTACCCAATCTGCACAGTTTCCTGAAGCCATCAAAGTTTCCAAATCGTCTCTCCCAAAGTATGATGGTGGCCTTTCATTTATTTTCTGTGGTGGTCTTTCCAATAATCCAACTGGAACATATCGGTACAAGAATGATAGCCATTCTAGCAAAAATCTGCGTGTGTTCTCCACTCCTTGGGTGTCAGATCCCCAATGCTCTAGACCAtaattggtatatttttttaaaatgtcaaatctCTCATTACTTCTAATATCCCATAATCTCTGTTCTTTTATTTCAGTGAAGATCCATGGTTTAATAAGAGCCCCACGACCAATCATGACGCCTTGTACTGTGGGGGCAGTTTCTCTTCTTTGTACATAGTCTTCGTAACTCATAATATCTCCATTTCCGAATACAGGGCAAGGTGCAGCAGCTTTTGCACATGTTTCAATGTATTCCCAGTCAGCTGATTTTGTGTATCTACCTTCCTTGGACCTGCCATGCAATGTAATCAATGAGGCACCCCACTCTGCTACTTTAGGCATGATTGTATGTGCTATCTTCTTATTCTGATACACTCCTGTTCTCATTTTTACTGTGAATGGTACACTGAGCAATGTTGAAGCACATCTAACTGAGGCTTCTAGTGAGGACAATCTGTGCATCATCCCACTGCCACCTCCTTGTTTGTATATCAAGTCAATAGGACAACCTAAATTTAAATCTATGAAATCTAGCTCAGTATTCTCTTGTAATAATTGTGAAACTTTAGTAATAGTATACACATTATTACCACATATTTGAGCACCAAATATGTCTTCACATTCATGTCTTTTTACTAAAGCCCATTCCTGTTTTAGGCCTTTCAGTAATGATTCACATAATGCCATTTCCCCACAAGTGATGTCTACACCAAATCCTTTGCAAATTCTTCTGAATGGTAAATTGCCCACTGTAGTCAGGGGGCTAAGGTATAGTTTATCTCTCCAGTCAATTGTTTTTCTTTCTCTTGgtagtaatttaattatatctTCATCTGTTATTGCTCCTATAGGTGAAACCTTTTTAGCAGCTGTACTTTCATTAGATCCATTTGTATCTGTGTCAACAGATTCAGAAACAGCATCATTTTTTGAAACCTCATCATCAGGCTCAGACACTTTACTGTcactttttccttttttgtttCTAGTGTCCATGGCTTTTACTAGTTTTTCAGCAAaacttaaattatatttcttcttttgcAGCTGAATTTGAAGTGATGCTTGGAGTGTGTTTTTGGTATCTTCTTTCCATTCTTTGACTTTTTCTTCATTGATAACATTGTAGCCTTCTTCTGTAATATGACTAGAGCCAAATCTGCAAGCAATGCCTCTGGCGCATTTACCACGAAGGCTAAATACATGACAGGTTTCCCCAATATCCTTTGGTTTGGATTTTAAGTAGTCTAATGGATTATGGATATATTTGCAATTATTGTATGTACATGACTGCAATTGGTCCACTGACGTCACGTCTATAATGCTAGGGCAAGGTTTGTTTTGTTTCTCATCCTGATATGTTTTGGGTCTAGCCTTGTTCTGCCctctgtttttgtttttaggtTTGAACACTTGCGAATTGCCATCTTCATTTTTGACTTTTTTAGTTTCACCACTATCATTTTCAGCTTCAGTGCTATCATTAAGCTTACGTTTTCCAAGTAAATTATTGCTATCATCACAAACATTCTTATCTGGTCTCTTTATAACGAATTCTTCCTTAATAGGACACACACCGGCACTAGCATTGGCCATGTTTATTAGTTAACTTGTTTTGTTAACGTAATTATATCGATAAAATCACAGGACTTCAcgatataattaaaatttattaaagtaaaattaatttacGAGGTTATAATCACTCACGCGGTGTTTTCGCGTTTGACGTTGACGTTTAGATTTGACATGGTTGCATTGCTGccaacatacataatataaaggtCGCGTTCACGAAATTGTAAACAGCGGTTCATTCGACTTTCATGCATGccaaatgaaatatatttgatttcagAATCTGATCCGCGAATTTGCAACGTAAATGTTGAAAGAAGATATCCATGTGATAGAGTTGCTATTACGACTTGGGAACAAAGACATTCTGCGGTCTTACCTGAAGATCTCAGGAATTTTTATGCGTCAAGCGATGGATTCCAGCTCTCTTGGTCCTATAAATATTCTGGGGAGTATTACTTTTagtatgatatttttgtttatttcattaaaatatgtaTCTAAAGTTCTATTTACATTTACAGCCGATGAAATATTGTCAGTGGGGTCCATTCATGTGAATTCGCTGAATGAGTTGTATCTGTCGCCGGCTTTGAAGGATCTTCTAGATTTCTCTCTAACAAGGCAAAATGGAGGCCCTCGCCCCGTACTAAACACGAAGAGTAAAGTTTTCGAGTTGGATAGTTGTAGAACAATAGGAAAGGTATATTCATAAAATTAACCAtacatagttatttttttatttgagagTTATTTGATGTCATTTATTCTCCTCAGGTGTGCCTAGTTTACACGGGCGGTGCGTGGTCAGTTTGGCTGGTGACGCGTGAGGGTACATGGGGGTGGCTAGCAGACTCCTTCACGCAGTATTTCCGTATGTCGTTGGTGCACCTCGGTCTGCCCGGGTGGCAAGCCTCCTTCGCCAACCTGCCGCTCATACCTTGGGCAGAGGTCAGTTTTAAGACCAGTTTACCTGTTTTATAGAACCAGGTTTAAACTGTAACTTAAATAGTTCAAAttcaatataaattttaaactcaaaaatatctttattcagtagggaACATTTTGAATCGGCAATTTTCATATAACgaacgcctaaaactactgcagcttctcataacctgtatataggggaaatgaagctgcaagaaaaaccttgatacagggacctagacgttcatttaaaaaaaaaaacaccggtGGCCATATCAATACCATGCAAAAACATCCTAAAATCTGGTGGTAGTTACCATGTTTATAAATTTGAATCTGTATGTTACAGCAATTGTTTCTGTTACTGGCGCCACATTTATTGGAGAAAGTGGAACCGGAAGTGAACGTATTATCTATGGGCTCCGACGCAGGCTTCAACCATATTGATCCCAACATCTTCAAGACTTCAGTGCGACACCACAAGAATTCCAATCGTCAGAGTAATCAGTGAACAGTACCTTCCACATTTCGATTGAATAAAAAATTGTAACAAAAGTTCaatcagtttatttttatttccttataattgaatttaattataaatgaatacttgaacatttgcaacattatgttgaaataaaataaaataaggtaatGCAGTTACACAATGTATATTGAACATTATCGATACAATAAAATTTATAGCTaactaacaaaacaaaatggacGGAATGTGGGATACTTATGAAGTACAAAATATTAAGACGCAAGCTTATACAGTGGCAGAGAGCATTCAAGCAAGTTTCAAGAAAATAATTGCTATTAGAAAAACACTTTTTTCTAATGACCTCGAAAACCATGTTTTTgcaggtatttaatttattttacattttcctCCCTTTCgagattttataataaacttaatttatgtgATTGTTATAAAAATGTGATGTAGAATTTTATAGTATgcataatattttacataagaGTGCAAAACGACTTAAGTTGTCATGATGTCTTCACGATATCTCAACTCTTCTGTAACATACTGTATTCATTAATACTGAAAACGTGATGGCTAAAGACTTAAGTATCCATAAAAGATCTTACTTAAAATCTAGGTAATtagacaattttataaaatgCGTCATACCTAAAGGGAGatctacaaaatattaaaaatatcttacactgtcatattaaaaaaggaGTTGCCAAGTATAataaagacttaaaactaatatttttcacTTAAATCTATGTTTTATCTCTCTTAATATAAGATCATTGTAGGTCAGCGCAGTTGTATGCTAAGCGGTAAGAACCACAATTGGGGTTTTAGGTGGGTAGTTCTCTTTTGAACACTATATTTAACCCTAATTTCTTTCAGTAGAAATACTAAATTTGCGAAAAGGTAAAAGAAGCTGTGACATTTGACATAGTACACAACATAAGTTGGTAACAAAAGTGTGGTTATTTGATgaggtccatgttgctctatATGATGTGACATTAATGCGTCACTGGAATTAACTTCTTTTTTCATAAGTATATATCTTTTCTGCAACATGCGGCACATTATTTACTACATAACCCGCACTACctctttttgtaataaattcgaATTTAGCGGGCAAGGAGATTAATTGAAATGTAATACATGTGATGTATATTAATACgatataaagtataaaattttaatgtaaactaaatacaaaacagttgtaaaaaagtaaatataaattgtctttaaacatataaaaaaaatgcgttCGATTATTAGGCcgattaaataatttcaaaatactttCCCGCCTCCTAAATGTTGGTCTCTCACACCGATTTAGAAACTagtattaatttttatatcaAGCAAATTTAGCTAAAGGATCGCACGAGTAGGTACTTTGTCCTTCTGACgtcttatgttataatatatgagcgattatataattattttaataaaagtttttgAGCCAGACACTAGTGACAAACAAATAgatttgtatagaattattttgTACTGGCTCTAACGCTGTTTGGTTTGATGTGTAAATTAAGTGTAAattgttataagtatatttttatactgaTGCTAAGGTAGTAAAGTGAACATAAAAATACCCGTGGATAGaatacatcatcatttcataactCATATTCGGCCATTGCAAAATAACTCTTTACACTATCAACTAGCTTCCTAATTCGAGTGCGGGAAGACCGTGTATTACTTGCTAGAGCACATGGTATCAGAAAACAAGGTACATTACTTATTTTGAGGTCTAATTACGGTGTCAATTCGCACTTGTCTGGTTTCTAAGGTAATTTAACCGTTACGGATTTACACCAGAATTTTGGGAAAGTATGACTTTTGCGGCGAATGCCTTTTCTTTACGTCGTCGTGGCCTTACA
This portion of the Pectinophora gossypiella chromosome 1, ilPecGoss1.1, whole genome shotgun sequence genome encodes:
- the LOC126368614 gene encoding uncharacterized protein LOC126368614 isoform X1; its protein translation is MGRGRDRSRDRRRSRSRSRSRSRSRSPRYGLGSGGGGGGGGGYGGGGGGRRNNPGANLRKPKWDLSRLKPFKKDFYVPHPDVESRSESEVEAWRSDNNITLKGRNIPKPTLTFDEAGFPDYVMDEIDKMGFAKPTPIQAQGWPIALGGHDMVGIASTGSGKTLSYILPAIVHINNQPKSSRGDGPIALVLAPTRELAQQIQEVCDKFANTSKIHNTCLFGGAPKGPQARDLDAGVEIVIATPGRLLDFLESGRTNLKRCTYLVLDEADRMLDMGFEPQIRKIIEQIRPDRQTLMWSATWPREVQSLASEFLKDYLQINVGSLQLAANHNILQIIDVCMEYEKETKLSTLLKEIMAEKENKTIIFIETKRRVDDITRKMKRDGWPAVCIHGDKSQNERDWVLQDFRSGKAPILVATDVAARGLDVDDVKFVINFDYPSNSEDYVHRIGRTGRTNKTGTAYTFFTPANAAKAGDLVAVLKEAKQVVNPKLQELAERGGGGGRRHRGRGGRYRRGRRSRSRSRSRRRRSRTRSRSRSRDRRRRRRSSTRSSRSKSSRSSRSRSHSRSRSRSGKCSPQRTATDSGQSAPQGLLPTPKPLLPTPIGPQLPSGNSDKLNGKGPSTPPHRNDLHSNKNEITNNAMNFTQQKPPDPIPPLMALNPQMNMCVPPPMNGQPFVMSPFFPADQYGMMVPAFPPGAMMSGGGWARGPVAPPPPPPPPPPADVAHNNGPHSFARGSGEGGLESDSRKRAPRSGGLGGTASAGLGSGGLGSGLGYDGGLGSGRGLGSEGGLGSGGGLGSDGGLGSDGGLGSGGSRGFDGGSRSKGRDRRRRGRGRNYDDDPDEGTGGLGSAGLGGSGPDGGLAAAPGYGFPSGGLGVPHGGPVPRMLPQNTGEVVQGPNITAFGSYGPKNKRGNEQGNETFGGPGYPNGLQCNGMPNMGFGRPFGPGMVQDQSNALANGSMGYQADRQRNRQRR
- the LOC126367695 gene encoding tubulin polyglutamylase complex subunit 2, giving the protein MSFCVDLVSEDSFYENITLGVTKLLESDPRICNVNVERRYPCDRVAITTWEQRHSAVLPEDLRNFYASSDGFQLSWSYKFTADEILSVGSIHVNSLNELYLSPALKDLLDFSLTRQNGGPRPVLNTKSKVFELDSCRTIGKVCLVYTGGAWSVWLVTREGTWGWLADSFTQYFRMSLVHLGLPGWQASFANLPLIPWAEQLFLLLAPHLLEKVEPEVNVLSMGSDAGFNHIDPNIFKTSVRHHKNSNRQSNQ
- the LOC126380452 gene encoding tRNA-dihydrouridine(47) synthase [NAD(P)(+)]-like codes for the protein MANASAGVCPIKEEFVIKRPDKNVCDDSNNLLGKRKLNDSTEAENDSGETKKVKNEDGNSQVFKPKNKNRGQNKARPKTYQDEKQNKPCPSIIDVTSVDQLQSCTYNNCKYIHNPLDYLKSKPKDIGETCHVFSLRGKCARGIACRFGSSHITEEGYNVINEEKVKEWKEDTKNTLQASLQIQLQKKKYNLSFAEKLVKAMDTRNKKGKSDSKVSEPDDEVSKNDAVSESVDTDTNGSNESTAAKKVSPIGAITDEDIIKLLPRERKTIDWRDKLYLSPLTTVGNLPFRRICKGFGVDITCGEMALCESLLKGLKQEWALVKRHECEDIFGAQICGNNVYTITKVSQLLQENTELDFIDLNLGCPIDLIYKQGGGSGMMHRLSSLEASVRCASTLLSVPFTVKMRTGVYQNKKIAHTIMPKVAEWGASLITLHGRSKEGRYTKSADWEYIETCAKAAAPCPVFGNGDIMSYEDYVQRRETAPTVQGVMIGRGALIKPWIFTEIKEQRLWDIRSNERFDILKKYTNYGLEHWGSDTQGVENTRRFLLEWLSFLYRYVPVGLLERPPQKINERPPSYFGRDDLETLMASGNCADWVKISEMLLGPVPDGFKFLPKHKANSY